The sequence AAAGAGAGCAGATTCTAGAGGTTTTAAAAAATTACGATAAAGAGAACATAATTATCGGGGCGATTGGGAGCCACTCTGCCCTCGACATAGCAGATGGAGCCAAGGCTGAGGGATTCAAAACTCTTATTGTTTCCCAAAGGGGAAGACACAGAACCTATACAGAATATTTCAAAGAAAAAACAACAAAGGACGGGCTAACAAAGGGCTTTATTGATGAAGTAATTGTATTGGAAAAGTTCGGTAAAATCATTGATATTCAAGAAGAGCTGAGGAAGAAAAACGTTATCTTTATCCCTAACCGTTCCTTTGTAGTCTATACGGGCATTGAGAAGGTAGAAAACGAATTCCTGGTGCCTCTGTTTGGAAGCAGAAACCTACTAAGGAGCGAAGAGAGAAGTGAAGAAAAGAGCTACTACTGGCTCTTAGAGAAAGCTGGCTTACCTTACCCTGAACCAGTTAAACCAGAGGAAATTGACAATGTGGGTCTCGTTATAGTCAAACTTCCCCACGCAAAAAAGAGGCTTGAGCGTGGTTTCTTCACCGCTGCAAGCTATAAAGAGTTTAGAGAAAAAGCTGAGAAGCTTATAAAGCTCGGTGTAATCACTGAGGAAGATTTGGGCAAAGCAAGGATTGAACGCTATATTATCGGCCCCGTATTCAACTTCGACTTCTTCTACTCACCAATAGATGAAGAAATTGAGCTCCTTGGGATAGACTGGCGCTTTGAGACAAGTCTGGATGGTCATGTTAGATTGCCAGCTCCACAGCAGTTGACTTTACCTGAACATCAGTTTGAACCTGAGTACACTGTTTGCGGTCATGCAAGTTCCACTCTTAGAGAGTCCCTCTTAGAGAAGGTCTTTGATATGGCCGAACGCTATGTTGAGGCTGCAAAGAAGTACTACTCACCCGGCGTTATTGGCCCATTCACACTCCAAACGGCCGTTGACAAAGACTTAAACTTCTACATCTATGATGTTGCTCCAAGAACAGGTGGTGGAACAAACATTCACATGGCAATGGGCCACCCCTATGGAAACGCTCTCTGGAGGAAAGAGATGAGTACCGGAAGGAGGATTGCGCTTGAGATAAAGCGTGCTATTGAGCTGGATGAACTTGAGAAGGTTGTTACATAAGGTGATGATCATGAAATGGAA comes from Thermococcus sp. EP1 and encodes:
- a CDS encoding formate--phosphoribosylaminoimidazolecarboxamide ligase family protein, with the translated sequence MIEREQILEVLKNYDKENIIIGAIGSHSALDIADGAKAEGFKTLIVSQRGRHRTYTEYFKEKTTKDGLTKGFIDEVIVLEKFGKIIDIQEELRKKNVIFIPNRSFVVYTGIEKVENEFLVPLFGSRNLLRSEERSEEKSYYWLLEKAGLPYPEPVKPEEIDNVGLVIVKLPHAKKRLERGFFTAASYKEFREKAEKLIKLGVITEEDLGKARIERYIIGPVFNFDFFYSPIDEEIELLGIDWRFETSLDGHVRLPAPQQLTLPEHQFEPEYTVCGHASSTLRESLLEKVFDMAERYVEAAKKYYSPGVIGPFTLQTAVDKDLNFYIYDVAPRTGGGTNIHMAMGHPYGNALWRKEMSTGRRIALEIKRAIELDELEKVVT